In Sparus aurata chromosome 2, fSpaAur1.1, whole genome shotgun sequence, a single genomic region encodes these proteins:
- the trip12 gene encoding E3 ubiquitin-protein ligase TRIP12 isoform X2, producing the protein MSNRPNSNPGGSLRRSQRNTAAAQPQDHTVAGRSGLTLSVASFVLQDEPEAAGTSEQERPGHQSKSESTRGLKRSEAPDQISTFGPTPAKKPKSIPQPRDNTSETKKGPAKSKKRSLASEPPASSGRGQSKKSGAAGASPIQKRKKADSLPGLSSTAGSLPNRTEGRTAKPTKLASKSAASAKAGCSNVTDSSSSASTSSSSSTTGTNSATTQGARVKQGKDQTKARRSRSASSPSPRRSTRDKEQAKTASSSKFEWAARFNPKVNLPKPKLSLPGSSKTETSKPGPSGLQAKLASLRKSTKKRSESPPAELPSFRRSTRQKTTGSCASTSRRGSGLGKRGAADARRQEKMADSDNNQDGANSSAARTDEASQGASASSSVAGAVGMTTSGESESDDSEMGRLQALLEARGLPPHLFGPLGPRMSQLFHRTIGSGASSKAQQLLQGLQATGDESQQLQAAIEMCQLLVMGNEETLGGFPVKSVVPALITLLQMEHNFDIMNHASRALTYMMEALPRSSAVVVDAIPVFLEKLQVIQFIDVAEQALTALEMLSRRHSKAILQAGGLADCLLYLEFFSINAQRNALAIAANCCQSITPDEFHFVADSLPLLTQRLTHQDKKSVESTCLCFARLVDNFQHEENLLQEVASRDLLTNIQQLLVVTPPVLSSGMFIMVVRMFSLMCSNCPCLAVQLMKQNIAETLRFLLCGASNGSCQEQIELVPRSPQELYELTSLICELMPCLPREGIFAVDVMLKKGSAQTTEGAIWQWRDDRGLWHPYNRIDSRIIETAHQNGEDEISLSTLGRVYTIDFNSMQQINEDTGTARGIQRKPNPLANPSTGSHQEVRREDARAQLMKEDPELAKCFIKTLFGVLYEVYSSSAGPAVRHKCLRAILRIIYFADAELLKDVLRNHAVSSHIASMLSSQDLKIVVGSLQMAEILMQKLPDVFSVYFRREGVMHQVKNLSESESFLVTSPPKACPSGTASLCTTTISTASTTSANNATPDLGSPSFQHSMDDSLDLSPQGRLSDVLKRKRLPKRGPRRPKYSPPRDDDKVDNQAKSPTSTQSPKSSFLASLNPKTWGKLGATTNNANSEPSRTAGVSGLARAPPKDSISNNRDKIKAWIKEQASKFVERYFNSENVDGSNPALNVLQRLCTATEQLNLQVDGGMECLVEISSIVSESDVSSFEIQHSGLVKQLLVYLTSNTDRDLLSRDVRLKRFLHVFSGCPLPGMEPVGRLDPSENGPYLALVHKMNSCLSQMEQFPVKVHDFPSGNGNGSRGSQALKFFNTHQLKCQLQRHPDCTNVKQWKGGPVKIDPLALVQAIERYLVVRGYGRIREEDEDSDDDGSDDEIDESLAAQFLNSGSVRHRLQFYIGDHLLPYNMTVYQAVRQYSLQAEEERESTDDEANPLGRAGIWTKTHTIWYKPVREDEDGSKDAVGGKRGRAQTAPTKTSPRNAKKQDELWHDGVCPSVINPLETYLTSEPPETITFDDPSLEVNLLLRVLHSISRYWFYLYENAVCKEIIPTSEFINSKLTAKANRQLQDPLVIMTGNIPTWLIELGKTCPFFFPFDTRQMLFYVTAFDRDRAMQRLLDTNPEINQSDSQDSRVAPRLDRKKRTINRDELLKQAESVMQDLGSSRAMLEIQYENEVGTGLGPTLEFYALVSQELQRADLGLWRGEEVTLANPKGSQEGTKYMFSTRGLFAVPFGRTTKPAHIAKIKMKFRFLGKLMAKAIMDFRLLDLPLGLPFYKWMLRHEMSISSHDLVNIDPSVAKSIQHLEDIIRQKKRLEQDRSQTRETLQQALESLNMNGCSVEDLGLDFTLPGFPNIELKKGGKDVPVTIYNLEEYLRLVVYWTLNEGVSRQFESFREGFESVFPLHHLQYFYPEELDQLLCGSKSETWDVKTLMECCRPDHGYTHDSRAVRFLFEVLSSFDAEQQRLFLQFVTGSPRLPVGGFRSLNPPLTIVRKTFESTENPDDFLPSVMTCVNYLKLPDYSSIETMREKLLIAAREGQQSFHLS; encoded by the exons ATGTCCAACCGGCCTAATTCCAATCCAGGGGGGTCACTGCGCCGTTCACAGAGGAACACTGCTGCGGCCCAGCCACAAGACCACACAGTCGCAGGAAG AAGCGGTCTTACTCTGTCCGTGGCTTCATTTGTGTTACAAGACGAGCCAGAAGCTGCAGGGACATCTGAACAAGAGCGACCAGGCCACCAGTCAAAGAGTGAAAGCACCCGAGGGCTGAAGCGAAGTGAAGCTCCAGACCAAATTAGTACCTTTGGACCGACCCCTGCCAAGAAGCCCAAATCAATCCCACAACCCAGAGACAATACCTCAGAGACCAAGAAAGGCCCAGCTAAGTCCAAGAAGAGATCACTTGCGTCAGAACCACCTGCATCGTCAGGTCGAGGCCAGAGCAAGAAGAGCGGGGCCGCTGGGGCCTCACCGATCCAGAAACGGAAGAAAGCGGACTCTCTCCCCGGTCTAAGTAGCACCGCTGGGTCCCTCCCCAATCGTACCGAGGGCAGAACTGCAAAACCCACCAAGCTGGCGTCTAAATCGGCCGCCTCAGCCAAAGCTGGGTGTAGCAACGTGACGGATtcatcctcctctgcctccacctcttcctcttcctcaacCACAGGCACCAACAGTGCCACCACGCAGGGTGCCCGAGTCAAACAAGGAAAAGATCAGACCAAGGCACGACGCTCTCGCTCAGCCTCCAGCCCCTCCCCACGCCGCAGTACCCGTGACAAGGAGCAGGCCAAAACCGCCAGCTCTTCAAAATTTGAGTGGGCAGCACGCTTCAACCCCAAAGTCAACCTGccaaaacccaaactatcctTGCCCGGATCCTCCAAAACTGAGACCTCCAAACCTGGGCCATCAGGATTACAAGCTAAACTAGCAA gtTTGAGGAAATCCACTAAGAAGCGCAGCGAGTCTCCTCCAGCAGAGCTCCCCAGCTTTCGGCGGAGCACACGCCAGAAGACCACGGGCTCCTGTGCCAGCACCAG TCGGCGGGGCTCAGGCCTGGGCAAGCGCGGAGCAGCCGACGCTCGCCGACAGGAGAAAATGGCCGACTCCGACAACAACCAGGATGGGGCCAACTCGTCAGCTGCTCGCACTGATGAGGCATCACAAGGGGCTTCAG cttcgAGCTCAGTTGCCGGAGCAGTGGGCATGACGACCTCGGGAGAGAGTGAGTCTGATGACTCTGAAATGGGAAGGCTTCAGG CCCTACTGGAGGCCAGGGGTCTGCCTCCTCATCTTTTTGGGCCTCTTGGACCTCGCATGTCGCAGCTGTTTCACAGGACCATTGGCAGCGGAGCCA GCTCCAAGGCTCAGCAGCTACTCCAGGGCCTGCAGGCCACAGGTGACGAGTCTCAGCAGCTTCAAGCTGCTATTGAGATGTGCCAGCTGCTGGTGATGGGCAATGAGGAAACACTTGGCGGATTCCCTGTCAAGAGTGTGGTGCCTGCTTTG ATTACACTGTTACAAATGGAGCATAACTTTGATATT ATGAATCACGCCTCACGTGCACTCACGTATATGATGGAGGCGCTCCCTCGATCCTCTGCTGTGGTGGTCGATGCTATTCCTGTCTTCCTGGAGAAG CTTCAGGTGATCCAGTTCATTGACGTAGCAGAGCAGGCCCTGACAGCCTTGGAGATGTTGTCAAGACGACACAGCAAAGCCATTTTGCAGGCT GGCGGGCTCGCTGACTGCCTCCTGTACCTGGAGTTCTTTAGCATCAATGCTCAGAGAAATGCGTTGGCCATTGCTGCAAACTGCTGCCAGAGCATTACTCCAGATGAGTTTCACTTTGTTGCTGATTCTCTGCCACTGTTGACTCAGAGACTCACTCACcag GATAAAAAATCCGTCGAAAGCACTTGTCTCTGTTTTGCCAGACTGGTGGACAACTTTCAGCATGAAGAG AACCTGCTGCAGGAGGTTGCATCACGGGACCTGTTGACcaacattcagcagctgctggTAGTGACCCCGCCTGTGCTGAGCTCGGGGATGTTTATCATGGTGGTGCGCATGTTTTCCCTTATGTGCTCTAACTGCCCCTGCCTGGCAGTACAGCTAATGAAACAGA ACATCGCAGAAACTCTGCGTTTCCTCTTGTGTGGTGCTTCAAACGGCAGTTGTCAGGAGCAAATTGAACTGGTACCTCGGAGCCCCCAGGAGCTCTATGAACTGACCTCCCTCATATg TGAGCTGATGCCCTGTCTGCCTAGAGAGGGTATCTTTGCAGTTGATGTAATGCTGAAGAAGGGCAGTGCCCAGACGACAGAGGGAGCCATCTGGCAGTGGAGGGATGACCGGGGACTCTGGCATCCTTACAACCGCATTGACAGCCGCATCATTGAG ACAGCCCACCAGAATGGGGAGGATGAGATCAGTTTGTCAACCTTGGGCCGTGTGTACACAATTGACTTCAACTCTATGCAGCAGATCAATGAAGACACAGGAACGGCACGCGGTATCCAGAGGAAACCAAATCCTCTTGCCAACCCCAGTACAG GGAGTCATCAGGAGGTTCGTCGAGAAGATGCACGAGCCCAGTTGATGAAGGAGGACCCTGAGCTAGCAAAGTGCTTTATCAAAACTCTGTTTGGGGTCTTGTATGAGGTGTACAGCTCATCTGCTGGCCCTGCTGTCAGACACAAGTGCCTTAGAGCCATCCTCAGGATCATCTACTTTGCTGATGCAGAGCTGCTGAAGGATGTGCTGAGGAACCATGCTGTGTCCAG TCACATTGCCTCCATGCTATCCAGCCAGGACCTGAAGATTGTAGTGGGTTCTCTGCAGATGGCTGAGATCCTCATGCAGAAACTGCCTGATGTCTTCAGTGTCTACTTCAGAAGAGAAG GTGTGATGCACCAGGTGAAGAACCTCTCTGAATCTGAGAGCTTTCTTGTCACTAGTCCCCCGAAGGCTTGCCCCAGTGGTACTGCCAGTTTGTGCACTACCACCATCAGCACTGCATCCACCACATCTGCTAATAATGCAACTCCTGACCTGGGCTCACCCAGCTTCCAGCACAGCATGGACGACTCTCTGGACCTCAGCCCACAGGG GCGATTAAGCGATGTCCTAAAAAGGAAACGGCTACCTAAAAGGGGGCCCAGAAGGCCCAAATACTCTCCCCCAAGAGATGATGATAAAGTAGACAATCAGG CCAAGAGCCCTACCAGTACTCAGTCACCCAAATCGTCCTTCTTGGCCAGTCTTAATCCCAAGACCTGGGGCAAGCTGGGTGCCACGACCAACAATGCCAACTCAGAGCCCTCACGTACAGCAGGAGTGAGTGGCCTGGCAAGGGCACCTCCCAAGGACTCAATTTCAAACAACAG AGACAAAATAAAGGCCTGGATCAAAGAACAGGCAAGTAAGTTTGTGGAGCGCTACTTCAACTCTGAAAATGTGGATGGCAGTAACCCTGCACTGAATGTACTCCAGAGACTTTGCACAGCCACAGAGCAGCTCAACCTGCAG GTGGATGGTGGTATGGAGTGCCTGGTGGAGATCTCCAGTATTGTATCAGAATCTGATGTGTCGTCGTTTGAGATCCAGCACAGTGGGCTGGTGAAGCAGCTCCTGGTCTACCTGACGTCCAACACAGACAGGGACTTGCTCAGCCGTGATGTGCGGCTCAAGAGGTTCCTCCATGTGTTCTCTGGCTGTCCG CTTCCAGGAATGGAGCCTGTAGGTCGTTTGGACCCATCAGAGAATGGGCCGTACCTGGCACTGGTGCACAAAATGAACAGCTGCCTGAGCCAAATGGAGCAGTTCCCAGTCAAAGTGCATGATTTCCCCAGTGGCAACGGCAACggcagcag GGGCTCTCAGGCGCTGAAGTTCTTCAACACACATCAGCTCAAGTGTCAGCTGCAGAGACACCCAGATTGCACTAATGTTAAACAGTGGAAAGGCGGCCCTGTGAAGATAGACCCCCTGGCCCTGGTGCAGGCCATTGAGAGATATCTTGTTGTCAGAG GGTACGGACGAATcagagaagaggatgaagaCAGTGATGATGACGGTTCAGATGATGAAATCGATGAATCACTG GCGGCGCAGTTCCTGAATTCTGGCAGTGTGCGTCACAGGCTACAGTTCTACATCGGTGACCACCTGCTACCATATAACATGACTGTATACCAGGCTGTACGGCAGTACAGTCTTCaggcagaagaagaaagggagTCGACGGATGATGAGGCAAACCCACTGGGGCGAGCCGGCATCTGGACCAAAACGCACACAATAtg GTATAAGCCtgtgagagaggatgaggaCGGCAGCAAAGATGCTGTGGGTGGAAAGAGGGGCCGAGCCCAGACTGCTCCCACTAAAACCTCACCTCGCAACGCCAAGAAGCAGGATGAGCTGTGGCATG ATGGTGTGTGTCCCAGTGTCATCAATCCCTTAGAGACATACCTCACTTCGGAGCCACCAGAGACCATAACCTTTGATGACCCCTCACTAGAGGTCAACTTGCTGCTGAGGGTCCTGCACTCCATCAGTAGATACTGGTTCTACTTGTATGAA aATGCTGTGTGTAAGGAAATCATCCCTACCAGTGAGTTCATTAACAGTAAGCTGACAGCCAAAGCTAACCGTCAGCTACAAGACCCACTGGTCATCATGACGGGGAACATCCCTACTTGGCTCATTGAGCTTGGAAAGACCTG CCCCTTCTTCTTTCCCTTTGACACCCGGCAGATGTTATTCTATGTAACTGCCTTTGATCGTGACAGAGCCATGCAACGCCTACTGGACACAAACCCTGAGATCAACCAATCAGATTCTCAGGACAGCAGAGTTGCACCACGTCTTGACAGAAAGAAG AGGACGATAAACCGAGATGAGCTGTTAAAACAGGCCGAGTCTGTGATGCAGGACCTAGGCAGCTCCAGGGCAATGTTGGAGATTCAGTATGAGAATGAG GTTGGCACAGGGCTTGGCCCCACTTTGGAGTTCTACGCTCTGGTGTCTCAGGAGCTCCAGCGGGCCGATCTCGGCCTGTGGAGGGGCGAAGAGGTCACACTCGCCAATCCTAAAG GAAGCCAAGAGGGAACTAAGTACATGTTCAGCACCAGAGGACTGTTTGCTGTTCCCTTTGGCAGGACGACCAAACCAGCACACAtagccaaaatcaaaatgaagtTCCGTTTCTTAGGAAAGCTAATGGCTAAAGCCATTATGGACTTCAGACTG CTGGACCTGCCCCTGGGGCTGCCGTTTTATAAGTGGATGCTACGGCATGAGATGTCTATAAGCTCCCATGACCTAGTGAACATTGATCCCAGCGTGGCGAAGTCCATCCAGCACTTGGAGGATATTATACGCCAGAAGAAGAGGCTGGAACAGGACCGATCACAG ACGAGGGAGACCCTACAGCAGGCACTGGAGAGCCTGAACATGAACGGCTGCTCAGTGGAGGACCTGGGTTTGGACTTCACCCTTCCAGGTTTCCCGAACATTGAGCTGAAAAAGGGCGGCAAAGACGTCCCAGTCACAATCTACAACCTTGAGGAGTACCTCAGG TTGGTGGTGTACTGGACTCTAAACGAAGGAGTGTCCAGACAGTTTGAGTCATTCAGGGAAGGGTTCGAGTCAGTCTTCCCGTTGCATCACCTGCAGTATTTCTATCCAGAAGAG CTTGACCAGTTGCTGTGTGGCAGTAAATCTGAGACATGGGACGTCAAGACGCTGATGGAGTGCTGTCGACCGGACCACGGCTACACACATGACAG CCGTGCCGTGCGGTTCCTGTTTGAGGTGTTGAGCAGCTTCGACGCTGAGCAGCAGAGACTCTTTCTGCAGTTTGTCACAGGGAGCCCCAGACTGCCTGTTGGAG GTTTCCGGAGCCTGAATCCCCCTCTGACGATCGTGAGGAAGACGTTCGAGTCGACAGAGAACCCGGACGACTTCCTCCCCTCAGTCATGACCTGCGTCAACTACCTGAAGCTGCCTGACTATTCCAGCATAGAGACCATGCGAGAGAAACTGTTGATTGCGGCTCGCGAGGGCCAGCAGTCGTTCCACCTTTCCTGA